The stretch of DNA ATATTTCCTAAGGCAGCTAAATTGATCTTATCGGGCTTCATCACTTGACGAATCGCCTGCTCCACCGCAAAGACAAGCGTCATTAAGTGCTCACGCTCACCATAACTGAGATCCGTCATCTCAGCGACGTGGTGATTCCATATGACCCTACAAAATCCAGGTAAGTCTGCGTCGTTTACCAAGATTACTCGGCAGTCATCCCCAAGCCAAATTAACTCACCCTCCTCGGATGAGGGGGCTACTGTACAAAGGGAACAAGTATTCATAGGCAGAATGTATATGAAAAAGGCACCTAAGTCACTCTTATGGAGCTATTTAGGTGCCGATAAACACTAAAACTAGGGGATGTACTAAGTTAGTGGAACTGCTCTTCTT from Polynucleobacter sp. TUM22923 encodes:
- a CDS encoding HIT family protein — protein: MNTCSLCTVAPSSEEGELIWLGDDCRVILVNDADLPGFCRVIWNHHVAEMTDLSYGEREHLMTLVFAVEQAIRQVMKPDKINLAALGNMVPHIHWHVIPRYRDDAFFPGSAWSQRTQETSASAIEARQLLAKNLSAAVKSAITALR